In a single window of the Bos taurus isolate L1 Dominette 01449 registration number 42190680 breed Hereford chromosome 23, ARS-UCD2.0, whole genome shotgun sequence genome:
- the LOC132343589 gene encoding small ribosomal subunit protein eS8-like has product MGISRDNWHKRHKTGGKRKSYHKKQKYELERPAANTKIGPRGIHTVRVQGGNKRYRALRLDVGNFSWGSECCTRKVRINL; this is encoded by the coding sequence ATGGGCATCTCTCGGGACAACTGGCACAAGCGCCATAAGACTGGGGGCAAGAGAAAGTCCTACCACAAGAAGCAGAAGTATGAGCTGGAACGCCCCGCTGCCAACACAAAGATTGGCCCCCGTGGCATACACACAGTCCGTGTGCAGGGAGGCAACAAGAGGTACCGGGCCTTAAGGCTGGACGTTGGGAACTTCTCCTGGGGCTCGGAGTGTTGTA